From Penaeus chinensis breed Huanghai No. 1 chromosome 43, ASM1920278v2, whole genome shotgun sequence, a single genomic window includes:
- the LOC125048403 gene encoding tuftelin-interacting protein 11-like produces MSDNETEKFEVTDYDLENEFNTHRPGRRITKEQQIYGIWASTSDGEEGDDKDAPPPADVPRSRVLRGGLNFVPGGIQQAGKKNEKDKDKKDEEEEDEESESELMPRPMFGASADSSDEEPPLKKDLPTSFASKKASAYSSFTTSSSSKRNDIAGMRRGGPGGAGNASLLGSGLGDWEKYTTGIGSKLLKKMGFEEGKGLGKNLQGIATPVEANKRKGKGAIGFYGSERNERSLKDFPVHDSDEEEKEKFKEQLQQWKKTGNKKKIKYVYKSAEEVIQEGKTKKLKPTDDSHITKTKVIDMTGPETRVLSSYHAIAGQKSIVDEYEEDKKKRYEHFDLPELLHNLQILLEKCEDDIVRNARTQERENDRIVHLNHERERYETLLEREKKELESLDQALTLVERLETRHKEQTLSLSEAASIFTELKRDYPKIYNTYEVPYLAPTYITPLLKELLRTWNPLAQPAAHKDIFATWQKLVDLGGGQQQQQPGTDMPMDPYHHLVWETWAAAVRSTVMGPWEPRDCGPLLAVLEVWNVPLVPVWIQGHLLQHVILPRITRAVHNWNPRQDTVPIHTWLHPWLPLLVDHLQSVYPVIRQKLSAALVHWHPSDRSAKMVLQPWKRVFTDISMTNLIQSNIQPKLEAALMEMTITPHSQNLDPWHWFLDWDDLLTAQISIDILERCFFPRWYQALGTWLSANPSHTDVLAWYKGWRDLMPKSVANHLQVRQKFQQALEVCSRALSYQPGATDQFNLLLAGLDKLSEPPPPPPPGSPPIQCSKDWADIINSARRETLSMREVVERRCQERGIVFVPLPERKHEGRPVYRCGKLNISFNKNVIYVHTERGWMPKSLTTLLDDA; encoded by the exons ATGTCAGACAATGAGACGGAGAAGTTCGAGGTGACAGACTACGATTTGGAGAATGAGTTCAACACACACCGCCCGGGAAGAAGGATAACAAAAGAACAGCAGATCTACGGCATATGGGCCAGTACCAGCGATGGTGAAGAG GGTGATGACAAAGACGCCCCACCCCCGGCAGATGTGCCCCGGTCGCGTGTGCTTCGGGGCGGCCTCAACTTTGTGCCCGGTGGTATCCAACAGGCGggcaagaaaaatgagaaggataaggacaagaaggacgaggaggaggaagatgaggagtcaGAGTCCGAGCTGATGCCGAGGCCCATGTTTGGGGCCAGCGCCGACTCTAG TGATGAGGAACCCCCCCTGAAGAAAGACCTCCCCACATCCTTTGCAAGTAAGAAAGCATCTGCATACTCGTCCTttaccacctcctcatcctccaagAGAAATGACATTGCGGGAATGCGTCGAGGAGGACCAGGCGGAGCGGGAAATGCCAGCCTCTTGGGTAGCGGTCTGGGCGACTGGGAAAAGTACACAACAGGCATTGGTAGCAAATTGCTCAAGAAGATGGGTTTTGAGGAAGGGAAAGGCTTGGGTAAGAATCTGCAGGGTATTGCCACCCCTGTGGAAGCCAACAAACGTAAGGGCAAGGGAGCTATTGGTTTCTATGGGTCGGAGAGGAATGAGAGGTCCCTCAAAGACTTCCCAGTACACGATtcagatgaggaagagaaggagaagttcaAGGAACAGCTGCAGCAGTGGAAGAAGACAGGgaacaaaaagaagataaagtaCGTGTACAAGAGTGCTGAGGAGGTGATCCAGGAGGGAAAGACCAAGAAGCTGAAGCCGACGGATGACAGCCACATCACCAAGACCAAGGTTATTGATATGACGGGACCAGAGACCCGTGTATTAAGCAGCTACCATGCCATTGCAGGCCAGAAGAGTATTGTAGATGAGTatgaggaggacaagaagaaaagataTGAGCATTTTGACTTACCAGAACTGCTGCATAATCTTCAGATTTTGTTGGAGAAATGTGAGGATGACATTGTTAGGAATGCCAgaacgcaggagagagagaatgacagaattGTCCACTTAAACCATGAAAGGGAAAGGTACGAGACTCtactagaaagagagaagaaggaactgGAGAGCCTTGACCAAGCCCTCACTCTTGTTGAGCGACTGGAAACTCGTCACAAAGAACAGACCCTCAGCCTGAGCGAGGCAGCATCCATCTTCACTGAGCTGAAGCGGGACTATCCCAAGATATACAACACATACGAGGTCCCCTACTTAGCACCCACATACATAACGCCTCTTCTGAAAGAGCTGCTCAGGACATGGAATCCACTGGCTCAGCCTGCAGCACACAAGGACATTTTTGCAACCTGGCAGAAGCTGGTGGACCTGGGAGGGggccaacagcaacagcagcctgGGACAGACATGCCCATGGACCCTTACCACCATCTTGTATGGGAGACATGGGCTGCAGCTGTGCGGTCCACTGTGATGGGGCCCTGGGAGCCTCGGGACTGTGGCCCACTCCTGGCTGTGCTGGAAGTTTGGAATGTGCCACTTGTACCTGTGTGGATTCAGGGGCACTTGCTTCAGCACGTTATCTTGCCACGCATCACCCGGGCAGTGCATAACTGGAATCCCAGGCAGGATACTGTTCCTATACACACATGGCTTCATCCCTGGCTGCCCTTACTAGTGGATCACCTTCAGTCTGTGTACCCAGTCATCAGGCAGAAACTTTCAGCTGCCCTCGTTCACTGGCATCCATCTGACCGGTCTGCTAAGATGGTGCTGCAGCCATGGAAAAGAGTTTTCACAGACATTTCAATGACTAATTTGATCCAGTCTAATATCCAGCCCAAACTAGAAGCAGCACTGATGGAAATGACCATCACCCCCCACAGTCAAAATCTGGATCCCTGGCACTGGTTCCTTGATTGGGATGACCTCCTCACTGCCCAAATTTCCATAGACATTCTGGAGCGGTGCTTCTTCCCTCGCTGGTACCAGGCTCTTGGCACATGGCTCTCAGCCAACCCTTCACATACTGATGTGCTTGCGTGGTATAAAGGCTGGAGAGACCTCATGCCCAAGAGTGTGGCTAACCACCTACAGGTCCGCCAAAAGTTCCAGCAAGCCCTGGAGGTTTGCAGTCGTGCGCTGAGCTACCAGCCAGGTGCCACAGATCAATTCAACCTCCTCTTGGCTGGCCTTGACAAACTGAGtgagcctcctcctccccctcctccaggtTCTCCCCCCATCCAGTGCTCCAAGGATTGGGCAGACATCATCAACAGCGCACGCAGAGAGACACTCAGCATGCGAGAGGTGGtggagagaaggtgccaagagAGAGGCATTGTATTTGTACCATTGCCAGAGCGCAAGCATGAAGGCAGACCTGTGTATAGGTGTGGCAAACTTAATATATCATTCAACAAAAATgtcatatatgttcatacagaGAGAGGATGGATGCCCAAAAGCCTCACAACATTACTGGATGATGCTTAG